GGGGGTCCCTTTTCAGATTGCCGCGGGGTCCCTTTTCATCTTGCCGCTACCATCTACGGCGTGCTCAGCTACACGGTGTCGCAACGCCGGCGCGAGATCGGCGTCCGCATGGCGCTCGGAGCCGGACGCGGGCAGGTCGTCAAGCTGGTGGTGGGGCAGGGCGGCGTGCTGGTCGCCGCCGGGGTCGTGCTCGGCTTGGTGGCTGCCGCCACGGCCAGCCGCATCGTCGAGAGCGTCCTGTTCGGCGTCACGCCGGCCGACCCGCTGACTTTCACGGCCGTTACCGCGGTGCTCCTCGGCGTCGCGTTGCTCGCCTGCTGGTTGCCGGCGCGCCGCGCCGCGCGGATCGATCCGATGAACGTGCTCCGCGAGGCCTAGCGGTCCAGCCCGTTATTCGACGCGACGCGCTCGCGAAGCAGCGCTTCCAGTTCAGTCACCCGCGCTTCGGCGGCCGCAACCCGCGTTTCCGCGGTCCGCCGGGCGGCGGCTTCTTTCAGGCGACCCTCGGC
The Acidobacteriota bacterium genome window above contains:
- a CDS encoding FtsX-like permease family protein; the protein is GGPFSDCRGVPFHLAATIYGVLSYTVSQRRREIGVRMALGAGRGQVVKLVVGQGGVLVAAGVVLGLVAAATASRIVESVLFGVTPADPLTFTAVTAVLLGVALLACWLPARRAARIDPMNVLREA